The Nocardioides marmorisolisilvae genomic interval AGTACGTCCGCGCCTTCGACGGGGTGATCGCCCAGCACGCCCAGGAGCCGCGGCTGACCGAGGACGCCCAGATGAACGAGGGCGAGCTGTCCGGCCGGCTCGGGTTGCGCGGCTGGCCCGCGGTCGCCGAGGAGGCGATCATCGCGCGTGACTGCCTGTTGGCCGAGCACGTCGGCTCGCGACTGCACATCTGCCATGTCTCGACCGCTGGGTCCGTCGAGATCGTCCGGTGGGCCAAGGCCAGGGCACAGAGGGCGGGCAGCTGGCAGGTGACCGCTGAGGTGTGCCCGCACCACCTTCTCCTGACCGACGAGCGGGCGACCACCTACGACCCGGTCTACAAGGTCAACCCTCCGCTGCGCACGGCCGTCGACGTCGAGGCGCTGCGCGCGGGCCTGGCCGACGGCACCATCGACGTGGTCGCCACCGATCATGCGCCGCACCCGCACGAGGACAAGGACTGCGAGTGGCAGGCGGCCGCCTTCGGGATGCTCGGCCTGGAGACCGCTCTGTCCATCGTGCAGGAGGCGATGGTCGACACCGGCCTTCTGGACTGGGCCGGAGTGGCGGAGCGGATGTCCTACGCACCGGCCCGGATCGGCGCGATCGGCGCTCACGGGCAGCCGCTGCAGGTCGGCGCTCCCGCGAACATCGTGCTCTACGACCCCGCGATACGCCGGGTGGTCGAGGCCGCCGGGCTGGCCTCGCTGTCGCGCAACACGCCGTACGCCGGCATGGAGCTGCCTGGTCAGGTGGTCGCCACCTTCCTGCGTGGGAAGCCGACGGTGTTCGAGGGCAAGCTCTGTTGATGCTCCCGGCGACCGCACTGCAGTAGCGGCGCCGAAATCCGGTGGAGCACCGTCGGCCCGCGATGGTTGACTCCACCCGTGATCTCGCGAGCCCTGGGCCGGCTGCTCCCGGAGACCAAGCTCGAGCGAGACCTCGCTGTGCAGTGTGTGCTGTCGGCGTTCGCGACCGGCTCCTTCCTGACCGGCACCGCAGTGTTCTTCACCCAGGTGGTCGGGCTCAGTGGCGCGCAGGTCGGCCTCGGCATGTCGATCGCGGGAGCCGTCACGCTCGCGCTCTCCCTTCCGCTCGGACGCCTCTCCGATCGGGTCGGCGCGAAGCCGCTCTGGGCGGTGGCTGCCCTGGTCGAGGCGGTGTTCTACTTCGCCTGGCCGCTCGCGCGGGGGATGGTCAGCTTCGTAGCGCTGCTGTCGGTCATCGCTGTGGTCTCGGTCGCGGGAAACACCGGCCGCAACGTCTACCGGCTGGCGATCTTCCCGCGTGGGGCCGCACGGGTGCGGGCGCTCGCCTACATGCGGGCGGCCCGCAATGTCGGCTACACCCTCGGTGCACTGGCCAGCGGGATCGCCTTGGCGATCGGCACCCGCGGGGCCATCACCGCCGTACCGATCCTCACCGGGGCGCTGCTGCTGCTCAACGCCGCCATGGTCGCGGCATTGCCGGGGCTGGACCGTCCGGCGCACGCCGCACATGAGGAGCCGGGCGCGCCGGCAGCCTCCCCAGCATGGCGCAACCGAGGCTGGGTCGCCCTCGCCGCATGCAATGGTGTGCTGACCTCCAACCAGGTGCTGCTCAACGTCGTGGTCCCGCTGTGGCTGGTCGAGCGCACCGACGCGCCGCGCGTCCTGCTGGCCTGGCTGTTCGGCACGAACACGGTGATGGCGGTGCTGTTGCAGGTGCGGGCGTCGCGGGGAGCGGAGACCGTCGACGGTGCGCTGCGCGCCGTACGCCGGTGTGCGCTGTCCTTCGTGCTGTCCTGCGTGGTCATCAGCATCACCCACGACACCGTCGGGTGGGTCTCGGTGGCGCTGATCTGGCTCGGGCACGTGACCATCACCGGGGCGGAGCTGTGGCAGTCGGCGTCGGACTGGGGCTTCCAGTCCGAGCTGTCCG includes:
- a CDS encoding MFS transporter; its protein translation is MISRALGRLLPETKLERDLAVQCVLSAFATGSFLTGTAVFFTQVVGLSGAQVGLGMSIAGAVTLALSLPLGRLSDRVGAKPLWAVAALVEAVFYFAWPLARGMVSFVALLSVIAVVSVAGNTGRNVYRLAIFPRGAARVRALAYMRAARNVGYTLGALASGIALAIGTRGAITAVPILTGALLLLNAAMVAALPGLDRPAHAAHEEPGAPAASPAWRNRGWVALAACNGVLTSNQVLLNVVVPLWLVERTDAPRVLLAWLFGTNTVMAVLLQVRASRGAETVDGALRAVRRCALSFVLSCVVISITHDTVGWVSVALIWLGHVTITGAELWQSASDWGFQSELSDPRRLGDYQGVWSLGYQAGPILFPGLYTWLALHWGAPGWAVIAGLAVAAAVVAHPAARAAQRYLATAAPGTTEHALA
- a CDS encoding dihydroorotase, which gives rise to MSSYLIRGARILGGEPSDIEVADGVIAAIDPSTGRATRSATEGCDVVDADGLVALPGLVDLHTHLREPGREDAETVESGTRAAAIGGFTAVHAMANTEPVADTAGVVEQVWRLGREAGYADVFPVGAVTVGLAGERLAELGAMADSAARVRVFSDDGKCVSDPVLMRRALEYVRAFDGVIAQHAQEPRLTEDAQMNEGELSGRLGLRGWPAVAEEAIIARDCLLAEHVGSRLHICHVSTAGSVEIVRWAKARAQRAGSWQVTAEVCPHHLLLTDERATTYDPVYKVNPPLRTAVDVEALRAGLADGTIDVVATDHAPHPHEDKDCEWQAAAFGMLGLETALSIVQEAMVDTGLLDWAGVAERMSYAPARIGAIGAHGQPLQVGAPANIVLYDPAIRRVVEAAGLASLSRNTPYAGMELPGQVVATFLRGKPTVFEGKLC